A genome region from Gossypium hirsutum isolate 1008001.06 chromosome A04, Gossypium_hirsutum_v2.1, whole genome shotgun sequence includes the following:
- the LOC121228019 gene encoding serine carboxypeptidase-like 44: protein MEFRGVIFILYLFLLIGVDSNAFPTNDLISKLPGQPDVNFRQFAGYIEVDENVDGRSLFYYFVEAEKDPLTQPLTIWLTGGPGCSSVGDAFGSVGPFIVTKDAHGLQTNSFSWNKVSNLLFIDSPIGSGWSYSNSSSDYNNGDDSTNKILLTFMQKWYEKYPVFKSKELYMAGSSFAGHFVPNLANALLDDNKQSKQSKFNLKGLVLGNPMLRKKLDEIAKIDFFFSREMINSSLYNEIKKECNAIDENNYFSSIKTTWSAKCKNLVFEADLAAFKTDAHNYSPQKLFDVFRPPCTENELNLNLTKQVPIVSTEVDMCLPLRVQFYFSIPEVQKAFHGNRTNLSYRWQGCFTGDQDGIIPTEGTLQHLEKLAEELNIKLTKEETWSFRTKEGGLKYEFGDLLKFLTVKGGNHHVTSSRPSQAFSIFSTFAINWMH, encoded by the exons ATGGAATTTCGAGGagtaatatttattctttatctttTTCTTCTAATTGGAGTTGATTCCAATGCCTTCCCAACGAATGATTTGATAAGCAAATTGCCAGGACAACCAGATGTTAATTTCAGGCAATTTGCTGGATATATTGAAGTGGATGAAAATGTTGATGGTCGAAgtcttttttactattttgttgaAGCTGAGAAAGATCCCTTGACTCAACCCCTCACAATTTGGTTAACTGGAG GACCAGGGTGTTCTTCAGTTGGAGATGCCTTTGGAAGTGTTGGTCCTTTCATTGTTACGAAAGATGCTCATGGTCTCCAAACAAATTCCTTTTCTTGGAACAAAG TGTCAAATCTATTGTTCATCGACTCCCCTATTGGATCTGGATGGTCATATTCAAACTCAAGTAGTGATTATAATAACGGAGATGATAGCACTA ATAAAATATTACTTACATTCATGCAAAAATGGTATGAAAAGTATCCAGTCTTCAAGTCCAAAGAGCTATATATGGCTGGATCAAGTTTTGCAG gacacTTCGTACCAAATCTTGCTAATGCTTTGCTCGACGACAACAAGCAATCCAAGCAATCCAAATTTAATCTCAAAGGATTGGTT TTGGGAAACCCAATGCTTCGTAAAAAGCTAGACGAGATTGCaaaaattgatttctttttctctcgggAGATGATAAACAGCTCGTTGTATAACGAAATCAAGAAAGAATgcaatgccattgatgaaaataaTTACTTTTCTAGCATCAAAACCACTTGGAGCGCAAAATGCAAAAACCTTGTGTTCGAGGCCGATTTGGCTGCTTTCAAGACCGATGCTCATAATTACTCCCCGCAGAAGCTATTTGATGTCTTTCGCCCCCCTTGCACtgaaaatgagctaaatttgaacTTAACAAAAcag GTTCCTATAGTTAGCACAGAAGTAGACATGTGCCTTCCATTAAGGGTGCAATTTTACTTTAGTATCCCAGAAGTTCAAAAGGCTTTCCACGGGAACCGAACCAACTTGTCGTATAGATGGCAGGGTTGCTTCAC TGGAGATCAAGATGGTATAATACCGACCGAGGGAACCTTACAACATTTGGAAAAGTTGGCTGAGGAGTTAAACATCAAGTTAACAAAAGAGGAAACATGGAGTTTTAGAACCAAG GAAGGAGGGTTGAAGTATGAGTTTGGGGACTTACTAAAATTCTTAACAGTGAAAGGAGGTAATCATCATGTTACCTCTTCTCGACCATCTCAAGCTTTTTCTATTTTCTCAACTTTCGCAATTAATTGGATGCACTGA